Proteins encoded together in one Rhizobium leguminosarum bv. trifolii WSM1325 window:
- a CDS encoding transcriptional regulator, IclR family (KEGG: ret:RHE_PE00200 IclR family transcriptional regulator~TIGRFAM: beta-ketoadipate pathway transcriptional regulators, PcaR/PcaU/PobR family~PFAM: Transcriptional regulator IclR; regulatory protein IclR~SMART: regulatory protein IclR), which yields MRETDFVSGFARGLKVIEAFGETRQRLSIAEAAKLTELDRATVRRSLLTLAELGYADYDGKFFTLTPKILRLGHAYLAATPLPALLQPHLDLLSEKAGQSASASVLDGTDIVYIARASQRRVMSINLTPGSRLPAYCASMGRVLLAALSESEARAILARSELKQNTPNTKTDPEDLITEFRRVRTDGYAIIDQELEIGLCSIAVPVDNDRGETVAAINIGAPAALVPAAEMKERYLPLLKETQAALRPLLRR from the coding sequence ATGCGCGAAACGGATTTCGTCAGTGGCTTTGCCCGCGGCCTGAAGGTGATCGAAGCGTTCGGCGAAACGCGACAGCGGCTTTCCATCGCCGAGGCCGCCAAGCTGACGGAGCTCGACCGCGCCACTGTGCGCCGCTCGCTGCTGACGCTCGCCGAGCTCGGATATGCCGATTATGACGGCAAGTTCTTCACGCTGACGCCGAAGATCCTGCGGCTTGGCCATGCCTATCTCGCAGCGACGCCGCTGCCGGCGCTGCTGCAGCCGCATCTCGATCTTCTCTCGGAAAAGGCCGGCCAGAGCGCCTCGGCCTCGGTGCTCGATGGCACCGACATCGTCTATATCGCCCGCGCCTCGCAACGCCGCGTCATGTCGATCAACCTCACCCCCGGCAGCCGCCTGCCCGCCTACTGCGCCTCGATGGGGCGCGTGCTGCTCGCAGCCCTTAGCGAGAGCGAGGCGCGCGCCATCCTCGCCCGCAGCGAGCTGAAGCAAAACACGCCGAATACGAAGACCGATCCGGAGGACCTCATCACCGAATTCCGCCGGGTCCGCACTGACGGTTACGCCATCATCGATCAGGAGCTGGAGATCGGCCTCTGCTCTATCGCGGTGCCTGTCGACAACGACCGCGGCGAAACGGTCGCGGCGATCAATATCGGCGCGCCGGCCGCCCTCGTCCCGGCGGCCGAGATGAAGGAGCGCTATCTGCCGCTGCTGAAGGAAACACAGGCCGCGTTGCGGCCGCTGCTGCGCCGGTGA
- a CDS encoding transcriptional regulator, ArsR family (PFAM: regulatory protein ArsR~SMART: regulatory protein ArsR~KEGG: rec:RHECIAT_PA0000152 probable transcriptional regulator protein, ArsR family), protein MERSFLTIAAGENNDAIRALSAPARLEMLKLLCAKGPMNINDIARALSLPQSTVATGIQILEDARLVDSQLTKARKGNQKICSAIYSEILISFEESAAQRANNIIEVEMPVGLYTSCDVHAPCGLCSTESVIGPLDVPDYFLDPQRMQAGLVWFGRGYVEYKFPNNAKVLNKDIRAIEFSLELSSEVPGTNPDWPSDITLWVNGMAIGTWTSPGDYGDKRGAFTPAWWKLEGSQYGMMKTWRISTRGTFIDGIAASNVTLSDLALAQHSSIRLRVGIAENAGHTGGVNIFGRSFGNHGRDIIMRLHV, encoded by the coding sequence ATGGAACGCTCGTTTTTGACGATTGCCGCTGGCGAGAATAATGATGCGATACGCGCGCTTTCGGCACCGGCGCGACTCGAGATGCTCAAGTTGCTTTGCGCCAAAGGGCCGATGAATATCAACGATATCGCACGTGCCCTTTCTCTTCCTCAATCGACTGTCGCCACCGGGATCCAGATTTTGGAAGACGCCCGGCTTGTCGATTCGCAGTTGACGAAGGCCCGCAAGGGAAACCAGAAGATCTGCTCGGCGATCTACAGCGAAATTCTGATCAGTTTCGAGGAAAGTGCGGCCCAAAGGGCCAACAATATCATCGAAGTCGAGATGCCGGTCGGGCTCTACACCAGCTGTGACGTCCATGCGCCGTGTGGTCTTTGCTCCACCGAGAGCGTCATCGGCCCGCTCGATGTTCCCGACTATTTTCTCGACCCGCAGCGCATGCAGGCCGGGCTCGTCTGGTTCGGCCGGGGTTATGTGGAATATAAATTCCCCAACAATGCTAAGGTGTTAAACAAGGATATCCGCGCCATCGAGTTTTCGCTGGAGTTGTCGTCTGAGGTGCCTGGCACCAATCCGGACTGGCCGTCCGACATAACGCTCTGGGTCAACGGCATGGCCATCGGCACCTGGACGTCGCCCGGCGACTACGGCGACAAGCGCGGCGCCTTCACGCCGGCATGGTGGAAGCTCGAAGGCTCGCAATATGGGATGATGAAGACCTGGCGGATTTCCACCCGCGGGACCTTCATCGACGGTATCGCCGCCTCGAATGTCACGCTCAGCGACCTCGCGCTTGCCCAGCACTCCTCGATCCGGCTGCGGGTCGGCATCGCCGAAAATGCCGGTCATACTGGCGGCGTGAATATTTTCGGGCGTAGCTTCGGAAATCACGGGCGCGATATCATCATGCGACTGCATGTCTGA
- a CDS encoding 3-oxoacid CoA-transferase, A subunit (KEGG: rec:RHECIAT_PA0000154 3-oxoadipate CoA-transferase protein, A subunit~TIGRFAM: 3-oxoacid CoA-transferase, A subunit~PFAM: coenzyme A transferase), which translates to MDKTVGSTAEAVSEIGDGATVMIGGFGGSGAPIELIHALIDKGSKNLTVINNNAGNGRIGIAAMIDAGMVRKMICSFPRSSDPRAFTDKYLAGEIELELVPQGTLAERIRAGGAGIPAFYTPTAYGTELANGKVIAEFDGRHYVQERWLKADFAIVKAAIGDIQGNLTYNKAGRNFNPLMCMAAAKTIVQVSSIVPAGGIDPEQVVTPGIFVDRVVTVSNPQQEEELIRAGVAYV; encoded by the coding sequence ATGGACAAGACAGTCGGGAGCACGGCGGAAGCCGTCTCTGAGATCGGTGATGGCGCGACCGTCATGATCGGTGGTTTTGGTGGCTCGGGCGCCCCGATCGAGCTCATTCATGCCTTGATCGACAAGGGCTCCAAGAACCTCACCGTGATCAACAACAATGCCGGCAACGGGCGCATCGGTATTGCAGCGATGATCGATGCCGGCATGGTCAGAAAGATGATCTGCTCATTCCCGCGTTCGTCGGATCCGCGCGCCTTCACGGATAAATATCTGGCCGGCGAAATTGAGCTCGAGCTGGTGCCGCAGGGAACGCTTGCCGAGCGCATCCGCGCCGGCGGAGCCGGCATCCCGGCTTTCTATACGCCGACCGCCTACGGCACCGAACTGGCCAACGGCAAGGTCATCGCCGAATTCGATGGCCGCCACTATGTGCAGGAGCGCTGGCTGAAGGCCGACTTCGCGATCGTCAAGGCTGCGATCGGCGATATCCAGGGCAACCTCACCTACAACAAGGCCGGCCGCAACTTCAATCCGCTGATGTGCATGGCAGCTGCGAAGACCATCGTCCAGGTGTCATCGATCGTGCCGGCCGGCGGCATCGATCCCGAGCAGGTGGTGACACCAGGCATCTTCGTCGACCGCGTCGTCACTGTTTCCAATCCCCAGCAGGAAGAAGAGCTCATTCGAGCCGGAGTGGCCTACGTATGA